Part of the Lolium rigidum isolate FL_2022 chromosome 6, APGP_CSIRO_Lrig_0.1, whole genome shotgun sequence genome, tcggctgattatgaccggaaggtccaggaccactctaccgccgttgcgacttaccggctggatcggaccgagtacactcggtggatagatgaggatgctcgtgctgctgcttgTTCTCACCTCCAGGTGTTCCGCCTCGGTATGcggctgagtttatgggtcttcccaccgctgtcgctcggtgggcttttcttcgtcagcgctatcagccgtctggggatgctctctacctatctgtggtccgccaggagcatgcccttcagcagggtgattctactattgatgagttctacacgcagagtgctgctatttggcgttagcttgattctctccgtacaactgtgtgtgccacctgtccctgctgtctgactgtgcgcgcggatctggagtttcagcgcgtttttgagttcttgtcgcggctccgcaaggagtttgagccgcgccgtgcccaactacttgctgagcttcgtactgaggagactcgtcttcgtggtgctggtcttcttgatgttccctctgttcttgctgctcgtggtcctcctgtgccgtctgctcgtggacctcctatgccgccaGCATCGTTcctgccatcgcccacacctccactcccaccaccaccgccgcgcgccaccgcaccaccatggggaagaagaaaaaCGATTTCGAGGCGTCCGACAGCGGCACCAACAAGGCGGAGCGGCTGCACGGAGTTGGCGCCGCCCGTCGGCGTGGCACGGCTGATGCAGAACAAATTATCTTGACTCTTACTTTTGTGTTTGAAGTGAGATACTAAATTTGGATAAATATGATCTTCTCAAGCTTTTGGATGGATATGTTAACCGAATGGATATGTTGATTGTGTTAATATAGAGGTATTTTTTTGCACGTTACACTACAACACTTGGTTAGTAGAAGAATATACTGGTCGAACCTGATTGATCGAACCAGACCACTCCTATAATTGCTGTGTCAAATAGGCTAATTATGTTTTATGTGTTTCTTGCAAAGATTACAGGAAAATATGGTGTTTTATGCAAAACAAACTTCAACCTGTGGTTCTATGCAAAAGATTCACCAACAACTGGTGTTATGCGCTATTTCCTCATCTCACTCTCTTAATTTGGGTTAGTTTGGTTGTCCTGATTACTGACCAAATCAATTTACCATTTCATTTGCAGCTTAATTGAGATGCAGTCAATTAATTGCATGTGGCGAGACTCACAATCTAGGGTTGCATCATCTTGGGATCTTGTGTTGCTTGTGGGACTAGTTAATTGGTGGCCCAAGTACACGTAGGTATAAGTCTTTTAATAAAAGGACAAGAAGTAGGTGACGCATATATGGCCCCTCTCTAGTGTGCACGTATGAAATTCGTTTTCGTTTAGACCAGGCAAGTTAATTGCACTTGATCTGGCCGGCCATTTCTGTTTGGTGACTGCAAATAGAGATAAGCGCTGGGGCGAGGGTACTTGAATATATATATGCACAAGATTAGGAAGAAGTTTCTAGCTGAGAAGCTAGCTAGCTGAAAGGGATGTCCATCTAATTAGCACTTAATTGATTTGTTTTGATTGACTAGATGTATGGAATTAGTTACCTTCTTAAAAAATATGATATTGGCAACTTCTTAGGGTTCAAGTTTTGCCGAATTCTTGTAGTGGTTGATGTGATGGGGAAGGTGATGTAAAGCTAGAAATATTGATAAATAAATTGCGTCGGTAGGTGTCTATCTTGATATCAACTCGGAATTGTCCTTTTCATGTCCTGATTTCCTGAGGCAATTGTAATCTTCGTAGCATTGAATAAGTAAGCACCCAAGGAGCATCATTTAGTCCACATGCAGGAGCGTATGCTTGGGTTAGAATCTAATTTGATTCTCTAACAAATTATACTATAAGAAACTTGTTTACACATCTGTCTAAATAGTAGGATTGACCTGGGTGCTCACTTCTTAATGAACACTAAAGTTATTTGCCATTTTTTGTTTAAAGGTAATGTGAATGTTAGGTggattgtttttttatttttatggaTTTATTAAAACGTGTAAATGTGATCTGATGAGTTTTTTTGTCGGTCTTACGACGTTTGTGCTAGTTGATTGTTTCCACTCTAAAAGCATGTATTCTCAGTTCATCAGTTTAACATATATTGCCACCTTGAGTTAGCACTCTTTGCCGAGACAACTTGTTGTGCACATGACCAAAAAGAGGCTGTGATCACTTTCCTAGATGCAGATATGAACCACCTGGACCTGGTACTATTTGCATTCAGTTTTTGTGATCACTTTTGACATGGTTGTCATATATTAACTCCACTTTGGTACTCCTTTGTGAACCAGAACACTCAAAGGGTTCGATTCTTTTTGGACTATGCATTGTCTTGTTTCATCTACTTTTGCTTAGACATAAATGTAGAAATAGCTGAGGTAAGGACCAAGCTTAGGTTATTTTGATGTATATTATTAATTTTGTAATTGCATATATAATATCACTACCCAGTTTTGAGCACTAATTAATATGTAGTGCAAAGTAATATATTTGCATTATGGCTTAGTTTGGTAATTCTAAGTTGTTATGGTAACTAAATGGGGCGGTGCTAGTTCAGAGAGATCAATAATTGATCACTACAGGACGTTGTTTATATTCACGGAAAAGCTGACTGCTTTTGAAAGAAGGAGACATAACAAACAAGCTGAATGACCACCAAGCGACATTTTCCCCAAAGGGTTCCTTGAACTATACTCCGTACTTTGTTAAGTAGGACACCCAACCACTAGAAACAACGAGCTGATGAACCATCATATTTCCCAACAAACAACCTATGCTGATACCCTTAATTACCACAAGGCATCTAGAATTATTATTATTTTGCCTCCCTAGGAGTAAAGGCTAAAGAACTAAAAAACTTTGGGATGAGGCTCCTCCCCATGTGTGTCACCATCACCAAGATGTCCCAACTACAAACAAGATCTCAAAAGGGGAGATTTGAAAACACTTTTGCCATGATCTCACTTGAGTCCTTGATGCAGTTTTATGTCAAGAAACCTTATCCTAAATGGGACGTGATTAGATTGTGGGTCCCAGCTGGCCTCCCTTGTTGTTTTCTAGCTAGGGTTCCTCAACTTGATTATTGTGCGCCGAAAGATGGCAGCTTGTGTGTGTTCCTGGAGAACTCAAATATGCTATAATTATATGTATGTGGTGTTGGAGCATATCCCAATTTTGGGCAAGCATCTGAGTTGTCATGCATCCTCTagtggaacctgcacaagacaagaaaaaaatattattttgtggCTCTGAAAGCATAGTAGAATTTCACATTTGTTTCTTACCAATTTTTCCAGGAAAAATAGTTCAACTAATTTCCACATTCAGACTGGTTCCGAGGAGTTGAATTACAGAACATCGAAGAAAAGTCATGGATCTCAAGACATCTAAATATAGTGCACTATCTAGGACAGATTTCCACTGAATTAGAGAAGGAACCCACTTTGCTTGTTGCTGAGGAGTTGATCAGTCCTCCTCTAGTCCCTCTCCCTAGCTAGCTTGTCTACAATGGAAGCAATGGAGTCAATGTCTTGTCTCCTTTGGAATCATGTCAAGACCCTCTTAGGGCATCATCATGTTGTACTTAAGTACCCATCTCTCTCCCTCGTTTCATGGTGCTGGGCCCGTCCTGCACCAGCCAGTCAGGGCTCAACAGGCAGAGCAGTGTGCTGCCAAGGTGTTTTAGTAGCCCTAGGAGTGAGCGCTATGATTAGAAGGAAGATGCCATGCTTAAGCTGACATGCAAAGATGAAAAGTGCACGATGCACCTTGGTGGAGTGGACTCCTGATCATTTGGTCTGATGAAAGCTTGCCCGCTTTATCGGTATCTGTACTTTGCAATGCATCCATCCCCTGTCACTTGTGCCCCTGTTTTTCTGGTATAGCTACATGCCCTCATCTCTTTTTCCTCAGGGTCTCACAGCTCAGCTCAATTAGgtgagttttgttttgttttggttgGTTGCAGGTCAGTACTACTTGATGCATGCATGGTCATCTATATGATAAAATAGCTCATTTCACCTTGTAAAAACACTACTTTTGCCTGTGATGCGCCAGGTGCGAATCTTGACCTACTTTCAGTTGGCTAAGCACTTTGGTAGACAGTGCGGTGCCATCCACCCTGGCACATTAATCTCAGGATTTACTAATTAAATTTGCACTGCAGCCTCATCACATTTTCAGATTAATCTCCCTAGGGCTCAAATCTTTAGTGTAGCTCGTGGATGATTAGTGCTGCAGGTAAGAGGCTGCTTAATCAGACTGGTCCAAAACTAACTATAGCTAGCTAGCTTGGCTCGTTAATCAAGCCACAAAGCTATCTTATGTTTGAGATGCTTTCTAATGTGTACGGAGAGCTAGCAGTCTATATATTCTATAATGGCACTTGTGGAGTAAGTAACAATGCTAAATTGGCCACTAGTACTAGCTAGTGTGCTGCTGAAGTGCTGAGTAGCAGCTGCATATGTAGGTTTGTTAGTCATGGCATGGAGTCATGAGGCATCTAAGCTCTAAAGCGCTTGTCGGAGCTGATCAAGCTAGCTGCCACCCATCTATCCATGCGTCCTTCACGTTGAGTTGCTTGCAAGGCAGAGGAAAGAACATcacactacgggaaccagtcaagggACGAGGGAGTAAGTAAAATATTGTTGAGAGTTGATGCTGCACCAGCAGGAACAACACCACCGTGACTGAGATAGCAGAAAGGTAAAAAAGAGAAGGTGAAAGATAGGAGATGACAAGGTATCAGCGACCGATCGTGTCATCTACGTCGAGTGATGGTGTGTTCACTCACCGTCACAGATCACATGCACTCATCTACAGTGTGTCAAAAGATGTCGAAGACATGGGAAGCATGCAGCTGGGTGTGTGTTAGGTACGGTTGATCTTCGTCAGCTTCGTGAACCAAATCTTATGATATAGTTAAGTGAATTTTCTTTCAATACACTCTTAGAATGAAAGGTTTGTCTGAAGAACGGGTCATCAAAGTTAATGATGATGTTGGAAAACACTTCTAAATGAGTAAAGGATTAAGACAAGATGACCCATTATCACTTGTGTTATTTAATTGTGGCCGATATGTTAGCTATCatgatcaaacatgcaaaaaatgTTGATCGGATTGAGGGAGTAATTCCACATCTAGTAGATGATAGACTTTCTATCATCTAATATGTCAATGACACGATTGTCTTTATGGAACATGatcttgaaaagaaaaaaaaaagaaaaaaaaagaattctATAAGCTTCCGACTAACTTTCAAGACTTAAAATAAACTTCCCAAGAGTGAATTATTTTGTTTCGATACAACCCATGAGGAGGTGTCTCTAtatgctatttgggtattccgttcTAGACGTTAAAAGAAAACACGTCGAGGAAAGACACTAAAAGAGACTAAGCAGTTAGAAAAAAATTACTATCTATGGGATATTTCTTTAATTCGGCACTAAGTAGTATGGTACAATACATTATTTCTTTCTTCCAGCTAACTAAAGGAGTATTTCTTAGGTACGATTATTTCTGATCAATATTATTTTGAGAAGGAGAtattgagaaaaagaaatatcgactggctaAATAGAGTTTGGTTTACCGATCCAAAGATCAAGGTGGGCTAGGTATTCTCGACCTTGAGGTTAAGAATACAACCCCTTCTAGGCAAATGGCTTTAGAAGCACTTGTCGAAGATGGAGTTTGGCAAAAAATTCTAGAAAATACATATACTCAAATGCATTCGCCCAAGTCTATTGAAAACTTGTGAACTCGTATTAATTTCTAGGCTGGTCTAATGGCGATTTATATGGTCAATCATCTAAGTAGACTCTAGCATGTATCCACTCTATAGTGTTCTGTTTGGCAACTTGTTGCATGGTATGATCGGAGGTTTAGAATTTCTATTAGGATGAAAGCACTTGACGTTAGTTGGTAGTTTTACCTACATAGAGATGACAAGGTTCTAAATGATAATTTTTCACGCATGCAGGTTATCTATCGGTGTACCAGTTTGCTCCactcatgattgcaacatgtggATAATCGAGACTTTATACGAAGGTATCTACACGGTTAGAAAACATTTTGAGATATTTTATCCAACGCGGATGGCAAGGTGATATACGTATTGGACCTCCATCAACATTGGAGTTTTACCCTTTCTTGATGACTACTCATCGCCTTTTTTTTTCTAGACTTATTGCGAATATGTGCATTTTTGTTATGTAGAGACCGGGTGTAATGTTTAAACCTTTTGTAATCAACAAAACCACCCTTTATTGAAAAATTATCGTGTgccacgttttttttttttgagaactccATTTTTTTTAGAACATTTTCACGGACCACCCTTTTTAAAATCTTTGACTGTCGGTTCACGGACCATTCTGACTGTCAAGGCCCATATAAGGCCTTGTTTCCTCGTCATCCCTAGCCATCGATTTGTCCGGCCCGGCCTGCAAAGCCTTCCCCGGCCCTGTGTCAACTGGACCAAAACTTGCTGGCCTCCTCCGATCCTTCCCCTACCCGTCTCTCCCAGGATGAGCAAGctgggcggcggcatcggcggcgccggcggcaccGCCGCGGGAccgacggcggcggccgcggccgccgcggcgcAGAAGCAGAGGGCGCTGCTCCAGAAGGCCGACGCCGACGTCGCCAGCCTCGTCGACAACTTCTCCGCCCTCATCAACATCGCCCGCGTACGCCCCATCTCTCCTCCGTGCCCCCGCATCCTGGCTACCTAACCCCTAACCCCGTGTCCTCCCTCGCCTCAGGTCAACGACCCGCCCGTGCGCAACTCGCAGGAGGAGTTCCAGATGGAGATGCGCGCCTCCCGCATGGTAAGTAACCACCACGGCTCAGCAGCTCGCTCGCTGCCCACCACTTGTTCGGAGATTTGTTTCTTTCCACTGTGTTTGAAACTGAACCATGCCCGGAATGCTGTTGTTGCTTAACTCAATTGCTGCATGACTCCTGTGCCGTAATGTCCATGGTGTTGTAATTAGATGATACCAAATCAAACTGCAAGGGGCCATTGCGAGCTACTAATATTGGCATCAACCAATATGAGATACTAAGATCTAACCAGGGCAGGAACCTAGGCTAGAAATGTAGCTTGTAATTGTGGCACCTAATTAAGCGATGTTTGAAGTAGGAGAAGCTATCCATGTATTACATGCTGCAGATCTGTAGTGCGAGATCCTGCACTTGATATGGTGTAACTATGGAGATGAGACTCAACATGAGAAGAAACAATTGTACAGCTGTGATGTGGCTAGGGTGAAAGTGCAGATGCTAGATTGAATGAGGATACGATCAAAACAGAGATCAGTTAAGCAAGATATGTAACAAACTAAGTCTAGACGTGCAGGGTAAAGTTTCACAGATGTTAATAAAATTTGAAGCTTGGGAACGCCTTGGTTCAGTGGCGCTGGCTCCCAGCAGTTGGCCTTTTCAATGGTCATAGACGATTAGAACCTCATTTTTTCTCCATATTTAGTGCTGTGATTTTAAAAAGTCGAAACACTTCTTTTCCTCTACAGATAGTATATGGTAGCAGGCTAGCAGCTGGTTTGATATTTCTGCTGTACTGCAACCTGCTGAGTGTTTAGTTAATTCTAGAATACCATCAAatctactactccctctgtcccgaaATGTAAGGCGCCTAAGGATTAGACAAAAGTCAAATCATATTAACTTTGACTAAAATATTTACGAAAAAAATCTACATCTACAGTTTTGAATGGACACATTAAGAAATTATACTTTATGGCGAATCTATTGGTATTGATTTAGTATTGTAATTGtccatatttttgtgtataaacttggtgaAACTTAGAAAACGTTGAACTTCTAAGTAAACCTTGgatgccttacattttgggatggaggaaAAATTATTCTGGCCTTCATCTTGCTTGGTTGTCAACTTCTGTTTAATGTTTTCCAGGTACATTCAGCGGATTCTCTGTTGAAACTAGTATCCGAGCTTAAGAGGACAGCCATCTTTTCTGGGCTTGCTTCTTTGAGTGAGAATGTTGATAGAAGGATTGAGGTGCTCAATCAGCAGGCAGAGGGAACCGACAGAATGCTGGAGAGAATTGGGCAGGAGGCAGCAGCAAGCCTTAAGGAGTTGGAGGCACATTACTACTCATCTGTTGTGCGGACTCCGCTCTAATACTGAGGTGAATATATTTTGTCTGAAAAAAATATGTGTGTTTTTAGTTGTAGAGAAAATTCGTAATCTGCATCACTTTTCTTTCAAAGATGATTCTCTACAATGACTGTCAAATTGTTACATTTACCTTCAGTGTCAACTAAATGAAGCAAGAATTATATATGCTTGGAACAATGGTACCTTATGTTCTGTAATAATATTTGCAATGAATAATCTTTGGAAATAGCACCTGTCGAACAAGAACTTCATGCCTTGACACCATTAGACTTATTAGTAGTAGGAACCACAACCAAACAGTTAAGACTGATATTTGAtatttgttgttgttgcttgATATGTCACGAATTGTATTTCAAATTCCTTTACATGCATTCTGCTTCCCTTTTAGATTCATCTTTATGATCAGCAAAAAGCTGGCATGGGAGCTTTCTCTCTCATGTTTCCCCTTTATTAATAATCTAAGTGTAGGTTGTAAGGATATATGGTAGAACCGGAGGATAGGATAGCCCCCGACCCTGATCTAAGGTCTGTAGCCTCGGCACCCCATAACTGCTGTTTGATATGAACTAGAAGGAGACTGGGACGTAGATTGGGCTTGAGTTTATTTCATTGCTTAGTTTTGGAATAACTAGTCTGGGCATAATATAGCCTGGATTACATCTGACTTGCTGGAAAAGAAGAACTCTAACTAACTCTTTGCCTAACCGAATATGTAATCTAAACTGACTCTAACTTATTTAAACTGCCTAACTAATCTTAACCCTGTAGCCGCTGGATTGTTGCCACCACGTAACATCTCTCCTTCCCTTGCCAGACAACTTGCCCCACGAGCTGGAATGC contains:
- the LOC124665049 gene encoding mediator of RNA polymerase II transcription subunit 22b-like, which codes for MSKLGGGIGGAGGTAAGPTAAAAAAAAQKQRALLQKADADVASLVDNFSALINIARVNDPPVRNSQEEFQMEMRASRMVHSADSLLKLVSELKRTAIFSGLASLSENVDRRIEVLNQQAEGTDRMLERIGQEAAASLKELEAHYYSSVVRTPL